A single window of Nicotiana sylvestris chromosome 3, ASM39365v2, whole genome shotgun sequence DNA harbors:
- the LOC104244290 gene encoding uncharacterized protein yields the protein MAEQGSTNSRTSCVIESTVGVTLDARVYQPISDSNSTDNVVVAVLVHPYSVLGGCQALMRGIARGLSNRGVIAVTFDSRGAGKSSGRASLTGSAEINDVISVCKWAVTNFSTRKIILVGSSAGAAIAGSAVDQVEEVVAYVSLGYPFGFTASILFGRHQKAILQSPKPKLFVMGTKDGFTSVKQLENKLKDAAGHNTTHLIEGASHFQMEGPAFDADMVNLILEFITTL from the exons ATGGCTGAACAAGGTAGTACCAACAGCAGAACCAGTTGTGTCATTGAGAGCACCGTTGGTGTGACTTTGGACGCTCGAGTTTACCAGCCAATCTCCGACAGCAATTCCACAGACAACGTTGTTGTGGCAGTATTGGTGCATCCCTATTCCGTGCTAGGCGGATGTCAAGCGTTGATGAGAGGCATAGCCAGAGGATTGTCAAATCGAGGAGTAATTGCTGTAACTTTTGACAGTAGAGGTGCTGGGAAATCCAGTGGGCGTGCTTCCCTAACTGGATCCGCTGAAATTAACGATGTTATCTCCGTTTGCAAATGGGCTGTTACTAATTTCTCAACGAGGAAAATTATCCTTGTTGGTTCCTCTGCAG GAGCAGCAATAGCTGGATCTGCAGTTGATCAAGTAGAGGAAGTAGTTGCCTATGTGAGCTTGGGATATCCttttggttttactgcttcaatTCTCTTTGGGAGGCACCAAAAGGCGATACTACAATCTCCAAAACCAAAACTATTTGTGATGGGTACTAAGGATGGGTTCACCAGTGTTAAACAGTTGGAGAACAAGTTGAAGGATGCTGCAGGGCATAACACAACCCATCTTATCGAAGGAGCTAGCCATTTTCAGATGGAGGGGCCTGCTTTTGATGCTGATATGGTGAACCTGATTCTGGAATTTATTACCACATTATGA
- the LOC104244291 gene encoding protein EMSY-LIKE 1-like isoform X2, with the protein MYVDMEPQIHNLEQEAYGAILRAFKAQSDALTWEKESLITELRKELRVSDDEHRDLLTKVNADNLIHRIREWRKNMGNQPVHEQLPSPTVSGSRKRPKMSQSVIMPFGAPSESLHHQTIGASTQPTTPGAKWGVAPGNGGLRSRPGQPVFSSKPAHYQQAGPGSSGALRSGELAERPRDSFLGRRVMTRWPDDNNFYEAIITKYNAVDGRHALVYDIDTPNETWEWVDLKEIPSNDIRWVGDDPGISQVGGGGGPGYGVNTLSAGRGRRFARQQFENDVPASQNGIVQRTPDEIEILHTETLLKKVEKVIDASHPDLLEIEKAKKMLKEHEQALVDVIAKLADVCDSGSGGEQPSFPRNYPHGSNHDGADMDPETRGRPLTNETARGQGAQENQQDEDVIVI; encoded by the exons ATGTATGTTGATATGGAACCCCAAATTCACAACCTTGAGCAGGAAGCATACGGTGCAATCCTTCGAGCTTTCAAAGCACAGTCTGATGCTCTTACATGG GAAAAGGAAAGCTTGATAACAGAACTCAGGAAAGAGCTAAGAGTATCAGATGATGAGCACAGGGACCTACTAACCAAGGTCAATGCAGATAACCTCATTCATAGGATCAGGGAATGGAGAAAGAATATGGGAAACCAACCTGTTCATGAACAACTCCCTAGTCCAACGGTTTCTGGATCAAGAAAGAGGCCTAAAATGTCACAGTCTGTGATAATGCCATTTGGTGCCCCATCCGAGTCATTGCACCATCAGACAATTGGTGCAAGCACACAACCTACAACTCCAGGTGCAAAATGGGGAGTAGCACCAGGAAATGGAGGATTGAGGTCTAGACCT GGTCAACCAGTTTTCTCCTCAAAGCCCGCTCATTATCAACAGGCTGGTCCTGGTTCTTCAGGTGCTCTTCGTTCAGGTGAACTTGCTGAAAGACCACGTGACTCCTTCCTTGGGAGAAGAGTGATGACTAGGTGGCCAGATGACAACAACTTCTACGAGGCCATTATAACTAAATACAACGCTGTAGAT GGTCGGCATGCTTTGGTGTATGATATTGATACACCAAATGAGACCTGGGAATGGGTTGATCTCAAAGAG ATTCCCTCCAATGATATTCGATGGGTAGGTGATGATCCTGGAATATCTCAAGTTGGTGGAGGTGGTGGGCCAGGCTATGGAGTTAATACTCTAAGTGCTGGAAGAGGGAGGAGATTTGCTAGGCAACAATTTGAGAATGATGTTCCCGCGTCACAAAACGGAATTGTACAGAGGACTCCAGATGAAATTGAGATACTACACACAGAAACACTGTTAAAGAAG GTTGAGAAGGTTATTGATGCAAGTCACCCTGATCTGCTTGAGATTGAAAAGGCTAAGAAAATGCTTAAG GAACATGAACAAGCTCTAGTTGATGTGATTGCCAAGCTTGCGGATGTTTGTGACAGTGGAAGTG GTGGGGAGCAGCCCTCCTTTCCTAGAAATTATCCACATGGAAGCAATCATGATGGCGCCGATATGGATCCTGAGACGAGGGGAAGACCTCTAACTAACGAAACAGCAAGAGGTCAAGGCGCACAGGAAAATCAGCAAGATGAGGATGTCATCGTTATTTAG
- the LOC104244291 gene encoding protein EMSY-LIKE 3-like isoform X1, with the protein MDYELLDSSGTDDDLPQSQYNRAPAGSIIAGNGRSSISSALYQRMYVDMEPQIHNLEQEAYGAILRAFKAQSDALTWEKESLITELRKELRVSDDEHRDLLTKVNADNLIHRIREWRKNMGNQPVHEQLPSPTVSGSRKRPKMSQSVIMPFGAPSESLHHQTIGASTQPTTPGAKWGVAPGNGGLRSRPGQPVFSSKPAHYQQAGPGSSGALRSGELAERPRDSFLGRRVMTRWPDDNNFYEAIITKYNAVDGRHALVYDIDTPNETWEWVDLKEIPSNDIRWVGDDPGISQVGGGGGPGYGVNTLSAGRGRRFARQQFENDVPASQNGIVQRTPDEIEILHTETLLKKVEKVIDASHPDLLEIEKAKKMLKEHEQALVDVIAKLADVCDSGSGGEQPSFPRNYPHGSNHDGADMDPETRGRPLTNETARGQGAQENQQDEDVIVI; encoded by the exons ATGGACTATGAACTTTTAGACAGCAGTG GTACTGATGATGATCTGCCTCAATCACAATATAATAGAGCCCCTGCAGGAAGTATTATCGCTGGAAACGGAAGGTCTAGCATAAGTTCAGCCCTATACCAAAGGATGTATGTTGATATGGAACCCCAAATTCACAACCTTGAGCAGGAAGCATACGGTGCAATCCTTCGAGCTTTCAAAGCACAGTCTGATGCTCTTACATGG GAAAAGGAAAGCTTGATAACAGAACTCAGGAAAGAGCTAAGAGTATCAGATGATGAGCACAGGGACCTACTAACCAAGGTCAATGCAGATAACCTCATTCATAGGATCAGGGAATGGAGAAAGAATATGGGAAACCAACCTGTTCATGAACAACTCCCTAGTCCAACGGTTTCTGGATCAAGAAAGAGGCCTAAAATGTCACAGTCTGTGATAATGCCATTTGGTGCCCCATCCGAGTCATTGCACCATCAGACAATTGGTGCAAGCACACAACCTACAACTCCAGGTGCAAAATGGGGAGTAGCACCAGGAAATGGAGGATTGAGGTCTAGACCT GGTCAACCAGTTTTCTCCTCAAAGCCCGCTCATTATCAACAGGCTGGTCCTGGTTCTTCAGGTGCTCTTCGTTCAGGTGAACTTGCTGAAAGACCACGTGACTCCTTCCTTGGGAGAAGAGTGATGACTAGGTGGCCAGATGACAACAACTTCTACGAGGCCATTATAACTAAATACAACGCTGTAGAT GGTCGGCATGCTTTGGTGTATGATATTGATACACCAAATGAGACCTGGGAATGGGTTGATCTCAAAGAG ATTCCCTCCAATGATATTCGATGGGTAGGTGATGATCCTGGAATATCTCAAGTTGGTGGAGGTGGTGGGCCAGGCTATGGAGTTAATACTCTAAGTGCTGGAAGAGGGAGGAGATTTGCTAGGCAACAATTTGAGAATGATGTTCCCGCGTCACAAAACGGAATTGTACAGAGGACTCCAGATGAAATTGAGATACTACACACAGAAACACTGTTAAAGAAG GTTGAGAAGGTTATTGATGCAAGTCACCCTGATCTGCTTGAGATTGAAAAGGCTAAGAAAATGCTTAAG GAACATGAACAAGCTCTAGTTGATGTGATTGCCAAGCTTGCGGATGTTTGTGACAGTGGAAGTG GTGGGGAGCAGCCCTCCTTTCCTAGAAATTATCCACATGGAAGCAATCATGATGGCGCCGATATGGATCCTGAGACGAGGGGAAGACCTCTAACTAACGAAACAGCAAGAGGTCAAGGCGCACAGGAAAATCAGCAAGATGAGGATGTCATCGTTATTTAG